One window of the Anaeromyxobacter dehalogenans 2CP-C genome contains the following:
- a CDS encoding HNH endonuclease signature motif containing protein, with the protein MDAALVTAGLDAAALDAALAGHAPPRVELPPFTLAEIEAWFRGGELEGDAGEHLLVWAARMRGCLDVELAEGLAALRQGDRLAALGCHLDDYAREALDLGKRAAENLARLGAGLRERPLLREALRSGRVRLRAAETILPVAVGDAEAAWVERAGVETVRTLEAAVRAAPARGDAPGDAFDGDDDEAWVELRTQLPPDERRVLDEALSLARELEPGSSRIEQLEALAQEYLAEHPGDPDADDARPLGPGFRARGPESTRRGATASLGPDGWAELPEVPALAAPDLSLDDGVTARELDARLRALAECRAGWERMIGLCGYAVKRSGMHRLAGYGSFREYVEERLGLPARTVEQRVALEARLAASPALEDARRRGVSYEKLRVLARLEESEIALWIARALAATCVALRREVEGEREGQLRARGKLVALLPRGVGVLLAAAIASVRDRHGPGLSTGTCLAVIAFHFLATWGDAPGRSPTRSRRIRERDSGWCQVPGCSRHAAHAHHIDFRSHGGSDDPENLVGLCAFHHLRCIHGGFLSVLGRAPGELVWLLGGEVWTGPHRRGADAGNRAAPAAC; encoded by the coding sequence ATGGACGCCGCGCTCGTCACCGCCGGATTGGACGCCGCCGCGCTGGACGCGGCGTTGGCAGGCCACGCGCCGCCGCGGGTCGAGCTGCCGCCGTTCACGCTCGCCGAGATCGAGGCCTGGTTTCGCGGGGGCGAGCTCGAGGGGGACGCGGGCGAGCACCTCCTCGTCTGGGCGGCGCGGATGCGCGGCTGCCTCGACGTCGAGCTGGCGGAGGGGCTCGCGGCGCTGCGCCAAGGCGACCGGCTGGCGGCGCTGGGCTGCCATCTCGACGACTATGCCCGCGAGGCGCTCGACCTTGGGAAGCGCGCGGCCGAGAACCTGGCGCGGCTGGGCGCGGGCCTGCGCGAGCGGCCGCTGCTCCGCGAGGCGCTGCGCTCGGGGCGGGTCCGGCTCCGGGCGGCGGAGACGATCCTGCCGGTCGCGGTGGGCGACGCGGAGGCGGCGTGGGTCGAGCGCGCCGGCGTGGAGACGGTCCGGACGCTCGAGGCGGCGGTCCGCGCGGCGCCGGCGCGGGGCGACGCGCCGGGCGATGCGTTCGATGGTGACGATGACGAGGCGTGGGTCGAGCTGCGCACGCAGCTGCCGCCGGACGAGCGGCGCGTGCTGGACGAGGCGCTCTCCCTCGCCCGGGAGCTGGAGCCGGGATCGAGCCGCATCGAGCAGCTCGAGGCGCTGGCCCAGGAGTACCTGGCGGAGCATCCGGGCGATCCGGATGCAGACGACGCGCGCCCGCTGGGTCCGGGGTTTCGGGCGCGAGGCCCCGAGTCGACGCGGCGGGGCGCCACGGCGAGCCTGGGGCCGGACGGGTGGGCGGAGTTGCCGGAAGTCCCGGCACTGGCCGCGCCAGACCTCTCCCTCGACGATGGCGTGACCGCACGGGAGCTCGACGCGCGCCTTCGCGCGCTGGCGGAGTGCCGCGCGGGATGGGAGCGGATGATCGGGCTGTGCGGGTACGCGGTGAAGCGGAGCGGGATGCACCGGCTCGCCGGCTACGGCAGCTTCCGGGAGTACGTGGAGGAGCGGCTGGGGCTGCCGGCACGGACGGTCGAGCAGCGGGTGGCGCTGGAGGCCCGGCTGGCGGCGTCGCCCGCCCTGGAGGACGCGCGCCGGCGCGGCGTCTCCTACGAGAAGCTGCGGGTGCTGGCGCGGCTGGAGGAGTCCGAGATCGCGCTTTGGATCGCGCGGGCGCTGGCGGCGACCTGCGTCGCGCTCCGCCGCGAGGTGGAGGGCGAGCGCGAGGGGCAGCTGCGTGCGCGGGGAAAGCTGGTCGCCTTGCTGCCGCGCGGGGTCGGGGTGCTGCTCGCGGCGGCCATCGCCTCGGTCCGGGATCGGCACGGGCCCGGGCTCTCCACCGGAACGTGCCTGGCGGTCATCGCGTTCCACTTCCTCGCGACCTGGGGCGATGCGCCGGGGCGCTCACCGACGCGCTCGCGGCGCATCCGCGAGCGGGACTCGGGCTGGTGCCAGGTGCCAGGGTGCAGCCGGCACGCGGCGCACGCGCACCACATCGACTTCCGCTCGCACGGCGGCAGCGACGACCCGGAGAACCTGGTGGGCCTCTGCGCGTTCCACCACCTGCGCTGCATCCACGGCGGCTTCCTCTCGGTGCTGGGGCGCGCGCCGGGGGAGCTGGTGTGGCTGCTGGGCGGGGAGGTCTGGACGGGACCGCACCGGCGCGGCGCAGACGCAGGAAACCGCGCAGCGCCCGCCGCGTGCTGA
- a CDS encoding acyl-CoA dehydrogenase family protein, with protein MTESVHAGDEIRRSREVAEASREAEWRGAGFLRDLFLGRFRVGLIHPYPLPGEERPEFARWYRTFEQFLREQVDPVAIDETGEYPPHVMEGLRKLGAFGMKIPVEYGGLGFDQVEYGKVMALLGSWDANLTALLSAHQSIGVPQPLKLFGSDALKHKYLPRIAKGAVSAFALTEANVGSDPARLATTAERSPDGTHYVLNGAKLWCTNGTIAELLVVMARDPRTDAISAFVVETSWPGVEVTHRCRFMGLRAIANAALRFTDVKVPAENLIGKEGRGLKIALTTLNTGRLSLPAAVAGGVKNALALSRTWAAARVQWGQEIGKHEAITHKLADMASTAYAMEAVSDLAQSLADHEGYDIRLEAAAAKEWNTVQAWRLIDETMQIRGGRGYETERSLAARGETPVGVERWMRDARINLIFEGSSEIMHLFMAREAVDKHLQVAGALIDPKVPVGKKLATLPKVGAFYATWYLGLWLRGLVAPRYGGFGRLARHLRFVERSSRKLAREIFHSMVVFRAAAERKQAFLFRLVDIANELFAMSASVARADALRREGRPEAAGATRLADQFCLRSRRKVRALFDALWHNDDAAAYAVGREVLDGEHAWLEQGAMSLDLTVEVLRPKVPSRTAPAAPAPASGPARPAVPAEADPV; from the coding sequence ATGACCGAGTCCGTTCACGCCGGCGACGAGATCCGCCGTTCCCGCGAGGTGGCCGAGGCTTCCCGCGAGGCCGAGTGGCGCGGGGCCGGGTTCCTGCGCGACCTGTTCCTCGGCCGCTTCCGCGTCGGGCTCATCCACCCGTACCCGCTGCCCGGCGAGGAGCGGCCCGAGTTCGCCCGCTGGTACCGGACGTTCGAGCAGTTCCTGCGCGAGCAGGTGGACCCGGTCGCCATCGACGAGACCGGCGAGTACCCGCCGCACGTGATGGAGGGCCTGCGCAAGCTCGGCGCCTTCGGGATGAAGATCCCGGTGGAGTACGGCGGCCTCGGGTTCGACCAGGTCGAGTACGGGAAGGTGATGGCGCTCCTCGGGAGCTGGGACGCCAACCTGACCGCGCTGCTGTCGGCGCACCAGTCGATCGGCGTCCCGCAGCCGCTGAAGCTGTTCGGCTCGGACGCCCTGAAGCACAAGTACCTGCCGCGCATCGCGAAGGGCGCCGTGAGCGCGTTCGCGCTCACCGAGGCCAACGTCGGCTCCGACCCGGCCCGCCTCGCCACCACCGCCGAGCGGTCGCCGGACGGCACGCACTACGTGCTGAACGGCGCGAAGCTCTGGTGCACGAACGGCACCATCGCCGAGCTGCTGGTGGTGATGGCGCGCGACCCGCGGACCGACGCCATCAGCGCGTTCGTGGTGGAGACGTCCTGGCCCGGCGTGGAGGTGACGCACCGCTGCCGCTTCATGGGCCTGCGCGCCATCGCGAACGCCGCGCTGCGCTTCACCGACGTGAAGGTCCCCGCCGAGAACCTCATCGGCAAGGAGGGGCGCGGGCTCAAGATCGCGCTCACCACGCTCAACACCGGCCGGCTCTCGCTCCCCGCCGCGGTCGCCGGCGGCGTGAAGAACGCGCTCGCGCTGTCGCGCACCTGGGCCGCCGCGCGCGTGCAGTGGGGCCAGGAGATCGGCAAGCACGAGGCCATCACGCACAAGCTCGCCGACATGGCGTCCACCGCGTACGCGATGGAGGCCGTCTCCGACCTGGCGCAGTCGCTCGCCGATCACGAGGGCTACGACATCCGGCTCGAGGCCGCGGCGGCCAAGGAGTGGAACACCGTCCAGGCGTGGCGGCTCATCGACGAGACCATGCAGATCCGCGGCGGCCGCGGGTACGAGACCGAGCGCTCGCTCGCCGCGCGCGGCGAGACGCCGGTCGGCGTGGAGCGCTGGATGCGCGACGCGCGCATCAACCTCATCTTCGAGGGCTCCTCGGAGATCATGCACCTGTTCATGGCGCGCGAGGCGGTGGACAAGCACCTGCAGGTCGCCGGCGCGCTCATCGACCCGAAGGTCCCCGTCGGGAAGAAGCTCGCCACGCTGCCGAAGGTCGGCGCGTTCTACGCCACCTGGTACCTCGGCCTGTGGCTGCGCGGCCTGGTCGCCCCGCGCTACGGCGGCTTCGGCCGGCTCGCGCGCCACCTGCGCTTCGTCGAGCGCTCGAGCCGCAAGCTCGCGCGCGAGATCTTCCACTCGATGGTGGTGTTCCGCGCCGCCGCCGAGCGCAAGCAGGCGTTCCTGTTCCGGCTGGTGGACATCGCGAACGAGCTGTTCGCCATGTCCGCGAGCGTCGCCCGCGCCGACGCGCTCCGGCGCGAAGGCCGCCCCGAGGCCGCCGGCGCGACGCGGCTCGCCGATCAGTTCTGCCTGCGCAGCCGTCGCAAGGTGCGCGCGCTGTTCGACGCGCTCTGGCACAACGACGACGCCGCCGCGTACGCCGTCGGCCGCGAGGTGCTGGACGGCGAGCACGCCTGGCTCGAGCAGGGCGCCATGAGCCTCGACCTCACCGTCGAGGTGCTGCGGCCCAAGGTCCCGTCCCGCACCGCGCCTGCCGCCCCCGCGCCGGCCTCGGGTCCCGCGCGCCCGGCGGTGCCGGCGGAGGCGGACCCGGTCTGA
- a CDS encoding zinc-dependent alcohol dehydrogenase family protein: protein MRAMVLVRPGAPLAAAELPDPVPGPGELRLRVGACGVCRTDLHVADGELPDPKLPLVLGHEIVGRVDRVGPGVTRFKAGDRIGVPWLGWTCGRCAACRSGRENLCSAARFTGYHLDGGYAELAVADARYAFAIPGDYEDADAAPLLCAGLIGHRAWAPVRGAQRLGLYGFGAAAHLVVQLARHAGQRVFAFTRAGDAEAQAFALQLGAEWAGASGEVPPEPLDAAILFAPVGALVPIALRDVVPGGTVVCAGIHMSDIPSFPYALLWGERTLRSVANLTRADGDALLALAPEVPLRTEVVPYPLERANDALADLRAGRLRGAAVLVP, encoded by the coding sequence ATGCGCGCCATGGTCCTCGTCCGCCCCGGCGCCCCGCTCGCCGCGGCGGAGCTCCCCGATCCCGTCCCCGGCCCCGGCGAGCTCCGGCTGCGCGTCGGCGCCTGCGGCGTGTGCCGGACCGACCTGCACGTCGCCGACGGCGAGCTGCCGGACCCGAAGCTGCCGCTGGTGCTCGGCCACGAGATCGTGGGGCGGGTGGATCGGGTCGGGCCCGGCGTCACCCGGTTCAAGGCCGGCGACCGGATCGGCGTGCCGTGGCTCGGCTGGACGTGCGGCCGCTGCGCGGCCTGCCGGAGCGGCCGCGAGAACCTGTGCAGCGCGGCGCGGTTCACCGGCTACCACCTCGACGGCGGCTACGCCGAGCTGGCGGTGGCGGACGCGCGCTACGCGTTCGCCATCCCGGGCGACTACGAGGACGCGGACGCGGCGCCTCTGCTCTGCGCCGGCCTCATCGGGCACCGCGCCTGGGCGCCGGTGCGCGGCGCGCAGCGGCTCGGCCTCTACGGCTTCGGGGCCGCGGCGCACCTGGTGGTGCAGCTCGCGCGGCACGCCGGGCAGCGCGTCTTCGCGTTCACCCGCGCCGGGGACGCGGAGGCGCAGGCGTTCGCGCTGCAGCTCGGGGCCGAGTGGGCCGGCGCCTCGGGCGAGGTGCCGCCGGAGCCGCTCGACGCGGCCATCCTGTTCGCGCCGGTGGGCGCGCTCGTCCCCATCGCGCTGCGCGACGTGGTGCCCGGCGGCACGGTGGTCTGCGCGGGCATCCACATGAGCGACATCCCCTCCTTCCCGTACGCGCTGCTCTGGGGCGAGCGGACGCTCCGCTCGGTCGCGAACCTCACCCGCGCCGACGGGGACGCGCTGCTCGCGCTCGCGCCCGAGGTCCCGCTCCGCACCGAGGTCGTCCCGTATCCGCTGGAGCGGGCCAACGACGCGCTCGCGGACCTCCGCGCCGGCAGGCTGCGGGGGGCGGCGGTGCTGGTGCCGTGA
- a CDS encoding M1 family metallopeptidase, with the protein MAHPTDDRNFRLPTTVRPTAYEASLAVDLDGRRFTGRIRIGLVLAAPASELVLHAAALEIPSAALTAGARRHEAAVRLATASETAVLSFDAPVPAGPAVLELEFAGAIVNGLRGLYLAGPGLAATQFEAADARRVFPCLDEPGFKAPWRLTVEAPRDAVVLSNGRPEALEELEVEAGAVKRVRFAETPPLPTYLVALVVGRLEALPEVTVRGTPVRTWASPEKLGLTGFGQDVAVEVLPRLEDYFGVPYAFGKLDQAGLPEFEAGAMENAGLVTYREVALLLDPATASLAQKKRVAEVVTHELAHQWFGNWVTMTWWDDLWLNEAFATWMAFKIVDAWNPGWRVWLEFDQGKAAAMHLDALRSTHPIRADVNNVAEAGEAFDLITYEKGGAVLRMIEGYLGEERFRDGIRLYMRRHARANAVADDLWGALAEASREPVVELANAWIRQPGFPLVTVSRAGRTLRLEQQRFWSDPARAGAEPAAEWPVPLVLRVGQGGKVTEQRVLLRGRTAEVALAGDGEPDWLCANAGATGFFRVRYDAAGLAALGRNLAALAPAERIQLLSDEWALVRSGAREIGAFLDLCAGFAGEEDHAVLDELVARLATVEHRLVADADRPALQGFVARLFAPQLAATGWDAARGEPDTVRLRRAAAVRALGLVGRAPGPAQEARARLDRWLAGDRAAVEPNLHDALVAMVARDGDAARFDAFQALFRKEADPAFRRRYLLAQAAFEDPVLAARGIEVLLGGEEVPLQDVASYSAALLANRTARGPYWARLRGEWGALLARVQGAPMLLRRVVEGLGALVERRELEDAEAFLAAHPVEEARQAIAQTLERLRQDVELRERTTAQVGAWLARGGR; encoded by the coding sequence ATGGCGCACCCGACCGACGACCGCAACTTCCGCCTGCCCACCACCGTCCGCCCGACCGCCTACGAGGCGAGCCTGGCGGTGGACCTGGACGGCAGGCGCTTCACCGGCAGGATCCGGATCGGGCTCGTGCTCGCCGCCCCGGCGTCCGAGCTGGTGCTGCACGCGGCCGCCCTGGAGATCCCCTCCGCCGCGCTCACCGCGGGCGCGCGACGCCACGAGGCGGCGGTGCGGCTGGCGACGGCGAGCGAGACGGCGGTGCTCTCCTTCGACGCGCCGGTGCCGGCGGGCCCGGCCGTGCTCGAACTCGAGTTCGCGGGCGCCATCGTCAACGGCCTGCGCGGCCTGTACCTGGCCGGCCCCGGGCTCGCCGCGACGCAGTTCGAGGCCGCCGACGCGCGCCGGGTGTTCCCGTGCCTCGACGAGCCCGGCTTCAAGGCGCCGTGGCGGCTCACGGTCGAGGCCCCCCGCGACGCGGTGGTGCTCTCCAACGGGCGGCCGGAGGCGCTGGAGGAGCTCGAGGTCGAGGCCGGCGCAGTCAAGCGCGTGCGCTTCGCCGAGACCCCGCCGCTGCCCACCTATCTCGTGGCGCTGGTGGTGGGCCGGCTGGAGGCGCTGCCCGAGGTCACGGTGCGCGGGACCCCGGTGCGGACGTGGGCCTCGCCGGAGAAGCTCGGCCTCACCGGCTTCGGCCAGGACGTGGCGGTGGAGGTGCTGCCGCGGCTCGAGGACTACTTCGGCGTGCCGTACGCGTTCGGCAAGCTCGACCAGGCCGGCCTGCCCGAGTTCGAGGCGGGCGCGATGGAGAACGCGGGCCTCGTCACGTACCGCGAGGTGGCGCTGCTGCTCGACCCGGCCACCGCCTCGCTGGCGCAGAAGAAGCGGGTGGCCGAGGTGGTGACGCACGAGCTGGCGCACCAGTGGTTCGGCAACTGGGTGACCATGACGTGGTGGGACGACCTCTGGCTCAACGAGGCGTTCGCCACCTGGATGGCGTTCAAGATCGTGGACGCCTGGAACCCGGGCTGGCGGGTGTGGCTGGAGTTCGACCAGGGCAAGGCCGCGGCGATGCACCTCGACGCGCTCCGCTCGACGCACCCGATCCGCGCCGACGTGAACAACGTCGCCGAGGCCGGCGAGGCGTTCGACCTCATCACCTACGAGAAGGGCGGGGCGGTGCTCCGCATGATCGAGGGCTACCTCGGCGAGGAGCGCTTCCGCGACGGCATCCGGCTGTACATGCGCCGCCACGCCCGCGCGAACGCGGTGGCGGACGACCTGTGGGGCGCACTCGCCGAGGCCTCGCGCGAGCCGGTGGTCGAGCTCGCGAACGCCTGGATCCGCCAGCCCGGCTTCCCGCTCGTCACGGTGTCGCGCGCCGGCCGCACGCTGCGCCTCGAGCAGCAGCGGTTCTGGTCGGACCCGGCGCGGGCCGGCGCGGAGCCGGCCGCCGAGTGGCCGGTGCCGCTGGTCCTGCGGGTGGGGCAGGGTGGCAAGGTGACCGAGCAGCGGGTGCTGCTGCGCGGCCGGACCGCCGAGGTGGCGCTCGCCGGCGACGGCGAGCCGGACTGGCTGTGCGCGAACGCGGGGGCCACCGGCTTCTTCCGCGTGCGGTACGACGCCGCCGGGCTCGCGGCGCTGGGCCGCAACCTGGCGGCGCTCGCGCCGGCGGAGCGGATCCAGCTCCTCTCCGACGAGTGGGCGCTGGTGCGGTCGGGCGCGCGCGAGATCGGGGCGTTCCTCGACCTGTGCGCCGGCTTCGCCGGCGAGGAGGACCACGCGGTCCTCGACGAGCTGGTGGCGCGGCTCGCCACGGTGGAGCACCGGCTGGTGGCGGACGCGGACCGTCCGGCGCTGCAGGGCTTCGTGGCGCGCCTGTTCGCGCCGCAGCTCGCCGCGACCGGCTGGGACGCGGCGCGCGGCGAGCCGGACACGGTGCGGCTCCGCCGCGCCGCCGCCGTGCGCGCGCTCGGGCTGGTGGGCCGCGCGCCCGGGCCGGCGCAGGAGGCCCGCGCCCGGCTCGATCGCTGGCTCGCCGGCGACCGCGCCGCGGTGGAGCCGAACCTGCACGACGCGCTCGTGGCCATGGTGGCGCGCGACGGCGACGCGGCGCGCTTCGACGCGTTCCAGGCGCTGTTCCGCAAGGAGGCCGACCCCGCCTTCCGCCGCCGCTACCTGCTCGCGCAGGCGGCGTTCGAGGACCCGGTGCTGGCCGCCCGCGGCATCGAGGTGCTGCTGGGCGGCGAGGAGGTCCCGCTGCAGGACGTGGCCTCGTACTCGGCCGCGCTGCTCGCGAACCGGACCGCGCGCGGGCCGTACTGGGCCCGGCTGCGGGGCGAGTGGGGCGCGCTGCTCGCGCGCGTGCAGGGCGCGCCCATGCTGCTGCGCCGCGTGGTGGAGGGGCTGGGGGCGCTGGTCGAGCGGCGGGAGCTGGAGGACGCCGAGGCGTTCCTGGCCGCCCACCCGGTGGAGGAGGCGCGCCAGGCCATCGCGCAGACGCTGGAGCGGCTCCGCCAGGACGTGGAGCTGCGCGAGCGGACCACCGCCCAGGTCGGCGCGTGGCTGGCCCGCGGCGGACGGTAG
- a CDS encoding MFS transporter codes for MTTPPAGTAPADPAKPTPPWIFLFLDFPFGAAVGYLSLGVPFWMERRGFSIEAIATVAAGANLAHAFKLLWIPVLDLGAYRKVWYLAMAALTAALLAVISALPDPLANLPLFAALLTALQAAATTGHAANNALMATTTRFADKGKVGGFAMASNVGSTGLLGAVAILVSDAVSPRAAGLTLAVLVLAGAAFALRIVEPRLVDPAVKAAHGLARATVRHLGAMLRDLWSTVRSREGFTGLVICLAPVGCQAMSNLFTGISEQYGASARLVGMANGVGGGIASAVGALLGGVLADRMSRRVAYAASGGLTALCAVAMAAAPMTEWTYAWGTFTYLFAGGIAFATWAGMVLEMVGLSAATATKYALFNASANLAISYVTAADGLGGAWLHRTLGIAEARGVLLTDAALTLGGIAVLLAMLLVTRRPAPVARPS; via the coding sequence GTGACCACCCCGCCCGCCGGCACCGCCCCGGCCGATCCCGCGAAGCCGACCCCGCCCTGGATCTTCCTGTTCCTCGACTTCCCGTTCGGCGCGGCGGTCGGCTACCTCTCGCTGGGCGTGCCGTTCTGGATGGAGCGGCGCGGCTTCTCCATCGAGGCCATCGCGACGGTGGCGGCCGGCGCGAACCTGGCGCACGCGTTCAAGCTGCTGTGGATCCCGGTGCTCGACCTGGGCGCGTACCGCAAGGTCTGGTACCTCGCCATGGCCGCCCTCACCGCCGCGCTGCTGGCGGTGATCTCGGCGCTCCCGGACCCGCTCGCGAACCTGCCGCTGTTCGCGGCGCTGCTCACCGCGCTGCAGGCGGCGGCCACCACCGGCCACGCCGCCAACAACGCGCTCATGGCCACGACCACCCGGTTCGCCGACAAGGGCAAGGTGGGCGGGTTCGCCATGGCCTCGAACGTCGGCAGCACCGGGCTGCTCGGCGCCGTGGCGATCCTGGTGTCGGACGCGGTCTCCCCGCGCGCGGCCGGGCTGACGCTGGCGGTCCTCGTGCTCGCCGGCGCCGCGTTCGCGCTCCGCATCGTCGAGCCGCGCCTGGTGGACCCGGCGGTGAAGGCGGCGCACGGCCTGGCCCGGGCCACCGTCCGGCACCTCGGGGCGATGCTGCGCGACCTCTGGTCCACCGTGCGCAGCCGCGAGGGGTTCACCGGCCTCGTCATCTGCCTCGCGCCGGTCGGCTGCCAGGCGATGTCCAACCTGTTCACCGGCATCTCCGAGCAGTACGGCGCGAGTGCGCGGCTGGTCGGGATGGCGAACGGCGTCGGCGGCGGCATCGCCAGCGCGGTGGGCGCGCTGCTGGGCGGGGTCCTCGCCGACCGGATGAGCCGGCGGGTCGCGTACGCCGCCTCCGGCGGGCTGACCGCGCTCTGCGCCGTGGCGATGGCGGCCGCGCCCATGACGGAGTGGACCTACGCCTGGGGCACGTTCACGTACCTGTTCGCCGGCGGGATCGCGTTCGCCACCTGGGCCGGGATGGTGCTCGAGATGGTGGGCCTCTCGGCCGCGACCGCCACGAAGTACGCGCTCTTCAACGCCTCCGCCAACCTCGCCATCAGCTACGTCACCGCCGCCGACGGCCTCGGCGGCGCCTGGCTGCACCGGACGCTCGGGATCGCCGAGGCGCGCGGCGTGCTCCTCACCGACGCCGCGCTCACGCTGGGCGGCATCGCGGTGCTGCTCGCGATGCTCCTGGTGACCCGCCGCCCCGCGCCCGTCGCGCGGCCCTCCTGA
- a CDS encoding chloride channel protein, which translates to MASQDAKALPTAAPPVFFRSLRDFLRVLPGAAQRFWVLVIATGALSGLGSGALLLALSGVQELAWPQAPRFVDAVDVSSPGRRVLVPALAGLLVGVTALLWRRPLGGHGTARILEAIWHRGRELSLGRTLLRGLLSITCVGMGASLGREGALVQAGAASGSWLAGRLGVSERQARVLVACGAASGIAAAYDVPIGGALFGLEVLLGSFALELLGPIAVSCVVATAVARTLPVPHATYDIPEYALLHPAELLLGLALAPVLGLASAIYVRVMGWVEVRFDRVPARLRPALPVLGMGAVGLLALRFPAVLGNGFDTVHQTLLGEVPLRLLLVLPLLKLAASAVCAGTGVPGGLLTPSLFFGAAIGGAAGELLARVLPGAPPSGALALVGMAGVLAGTTHAAVSSVLIVFELTGDYGVILPLMLSAAIAAATSRAIEPDSLYTAPLRRSGVALPELPRPEWLRTTPVAALVERDVERVPPTLAFDALVKKLLALPPGHDLYVTDAEGVLLGVLRLDALKGTISDQADLGMIVAADVVDRDVEPITTAMTLAEVASRFGEGDLERLPVVDGQRRLVGVVAMRDLIARGTF; encoded by the coding sequence ATGGCGTCACAGGACGCGAAGGCCCTGCCCACCGCGGCGCCCCCGGTCTTCTTCCGCTCCCTCCGCGATTTCCTGCGCGTCCTGCCCGGCGCGGCCCAGCGGTTCTGGGTCCTCGTCATCGCGACCGGTGCGCTCTCTGGCCTGGGCTCGGGCGCCCTGCTGCTGGCGCTGTCGGGCGTGCAGGAGCTCGCCTGGCCGCAGGCGCCGCGCTTCGTGGACGCGGTGGACGTCTCGTCGCCGGGGCGGCGGGTGCTCGTCCCGGCGCTGGCCGGGCTGCTGGTGGGCGTGACGGCGCTGCTCTGGCGCCGGCCGCTCGGCGGGCACGGGACGGCGCGCATCCTCGAGGCCATCTGGCACCGCGGCCGCGAGCTGTCGCTGGGGCGGACGCTGCTGCGCGGGCTGCTCTCCATCACCTGCGTCGGCATGGGCGCGTCGCTCGGCCGCGAGGGCGCGCTGGTCCAGGCGGGCGCGGCGAGCGGGTCGTGGCTGGCGGGCCGGCTCGGCGTGAGCGAGCGGCAGGCCAGGGTGCTGGTGGCGTGCGGCGCGGCCTCCGGGATCGCCGCCGCCTACGACGTGCCCATCGGCGGCGCGCTCTTCGGCCTGGAGGTGCTGCTGGGGAGCTTCGCGCTGGAGCTGCTCGGGCCCATCGCCGTGTCGTGCGTGGTCGCCACCGCCGTGGCGCGCACGCTGCCGGTCCCGCACGCCACCTACGACATCCCGGAGTACGCGCTGCTCCACCCCGCCGAGCTGCTCCTCGGGCTCGCGCTCGCGCCGGTGCTCGGGCTCGCCTCGGCCATCTACGTGCGCGTGATGGGCTGGGTGGAGGTGCGCTTCGACCGGGTGCCGGCGCGCCTGCGTCCGGCGCTGCCGGTGCTGGGCATGGGCGCGGTCGGGCTGCTCGCGCTCCGCTTCCCGGCGGTGCTCGGCAACGGGTTCGACACCGTGCACCAGACGCTGCTCGGCGAGGTTCCGCTGCGGCTCCTGCTGGTGCTGCCGCTCCTGAAGCTCGCCGCCAGCGCGGTGTGCGCCGGCACCGGGGTCCCCGGCGGGCTGTTAACGCCCTCGCTGTTCTTCGGGGCGGCCATCGGCGGCGCGGCCGGGGAGCTGCTGGCGCGGGTGTTGCCGGGGGCGCCGCCCTCCGGCGCGCTGGCGCTGGTGGGGATGGCCGGGGTGCTCGCGGGGACGACGCACGCGGCGGTGTCCTCGGTGCTGATCGTGTTCGAGCTGACCGGCGACTACGGGGTGATCCTGCCGCTCATGCTCTCGGCCGCCATCGCCGCGGCCACCAGCCGCGCCATCGAGCCGGACTCGCTCTACACCGCGCCGCTGCGGCGGAGCGGGGTGGCGCTGCCCGAGCTGCCGCGCCCGGAGTGGCTGCGCACCACGCCGGTGGCGGCGCTGGTGGAGCGCGACGTCGAGCGCGTCCCGCCCACGCTCGCGTTCGACGCGCTCGTGAAGAAGCTGCTCGCGCTGCCGCCCGGCCACGATCTCTACGTGACCGACGCCGAGGGCGTGCTGCTCGGCGTGCTCCGCCTGGACGCGCTGAAGGGCACCATCTCCGACCAGGCCGACCTCGGCATGATCGTCGCCGCCGACGTGGTGGACCGGGACGTCGAGCCCATCACCACCGCCATGACGCTCGCCGAGGTGGCGTCCCGGTTCGGGGAGGGCGACCTGGAGCGGCTCCCGGTGGTGGACGGCCAGCGCCGGCTGGTGGGCGTGGTGGCCATGCGGGACCTCATCGCGCGCGGGACGTTTTGA
- a CDS encoding cytochrome c3 family protein translates to MGYVRPRMGALAVVAALAVVPGWARAAEAAPGATPKAPAAKATRPEAKPVLVQAEAPPFSEGIYPCSACHAGMPKNGTRRELVFHDEQQSIFDHGADQRWCLDCHDLQNRDVLRLANGAPVPFTESYRLCGQCHGDKYRDWRVGVHGKRVGHWNGEKTYFLCVNCHNPHSPRFKGVQEIVSGGKKTVAPTLTYLKPEPRPKRPEEQRR, encoded by the coding sequence ATGGGCTACGTACGACCGAGGATGGGGGCGCTCGCGGTGGTGGCGGCGCTGGCCGTCGTCCCCGGGTGGGCGCGCGCCGCGGAGGCCGCACCGGGAGCGACCCCGAAGGCGCCGGCGGCGAAGGCGACCCGGCCGGAGGCGAAGCCGGTGCTCGTGCAGGCGGAGGCGCCGCCGTTCTCGGAGGGGATCTACCCGTGCTCGGCGTGCCACGCCGGGATGCCGAAGAACGGGACCCGCCGCGAGCTGGTGTTCCACGACGAGCAGCAGTCGATCTTCGACCACGGCGCCGACCAGCGCTGGTGCCTCGACTGCCACGATCTGCAGAACCGCGACGTGCTCCGGCTCGCCAACGGCGCGCCGGTGCCGTTCACCGAGTCCTACCGGCTGTGCGGCCAGTGCCACGGCGACAAGTACCGCGACTGGCGCGTGGGCGTGCACGGCAAGCGCGTGGGGCACTGGAACGGCGAGAAGACCTATTTCCTGTGCGTGAACTGCCACAACCCGCACTCGCCGCGCTTCAAGGGCGTCCAGGAGATCGTCTCCGGCGGGAAGAAGACCGTGGCCCCGACCCTGACCTACCTCAAGCCCGAGCCGCGGCCGAAGCGCCCGGAGGAGCAGCGCCGATGA